The Formosa sp. Hel1_33_131 genome window below encodes:
- a CDS encoding OmpA/MotB family protein: MKKIYVLGVTSLLVLASCGANKELTAAQEKLKTTEDLLNTATVKLNSCLSDKAVADANLTALRDQLYDLRKTNDALISSTEQMTMLTSKGADNLEKTLESLQERDLKINRLQDAITKKDSITLAIVSSLKKSVGIDDPDIEINVEKGVVFISIADKLLFKSGSFVVTEKAKGVLEKVAKVINDKPDFEAMIEGHTDNRSYSNGVLVDNWDLSVKRSTSVIRILQGMGVNPAQLIAAGRSSYVPLTDNDTAMNRSKNRRTRVVVLPKIDQFYEMIENEVKALSGQ, translated from the coding sequence ATGAAGAAAATTTATGTATTAGGAGTGACCTCATTATTAGTGCTTGCTTCCTGTGGCGCTAACAAAGAATTGACAGCTGCTCAAGAAAAATTAAAAACCACTGAAGATTTATTAAATACGGCCACTGTAAAGTTAAACAGTTGTTTGTCTGACAAAGCGGTTGCAGATGCAAACCTTACGGCTCTAAGAGATCAATTGTACGATTTAAGAAAAACAAACGACGCACTCATTAGCAGTACTGAGCAAATGACAATGCTAACCTCTAAAGGGGCTGATAATTTAGAGAAAACCTTAGAAAGTCTTCAAGAAAGAGATTTAAAAATCAATCGTTTACAAGATGCCATAACTAAAAAAGACAGCATCACATTGGCGATTGTTTCCAGTTTGAAAAAATCTGTTGGGATCGACGATCCAGACATCGAAATAAATGTAGAAAAAGGCGTTGTTTTTATTTCCATTGCTGATAAGTTATTATTTAAAAGTGGAAGTTTCGTAGTCACCGAAAAAGCCAAAGGAGTTTTAGAGAAAGTAGCGAAAGTCATTAATGACAAGCCTGACTTTGAAGCGATGATAGAAGGACATACGGACAACCGTTCGTATTCAAATGGTGTCTTAGTTGACAACTGGGATTTAAGTGTCAAACGCTCTACATCTGTCATTAGAATCTTACAAGGCATGGGAGTTAACCCCGCTCAATTAATAGCAGCAGGACGCAGTAGTTATGTGCCATTAACAGATAATGACACTGCAATGAACAGATCAAAAAACAGACGCACACGTGTGGTTGTACTTCCAAAAATTGATCAATTCTATGAAATGATTGAAAATGAAGTAAAAGCACTTTCGGGTCAATAG
- a CDS encoding ParA family protein, whose product MGKLIAIANQKGGVGKTTTTVNLAACLGVLDKKVLLIDADPQANASSGLGIDVDNVAIGTYQLLEHNCTAEEAIQKTTATNVDIIPAHIDLVAIEIELVNMEQREYMLKQAIESVKSKYDYILIDCAPSLGLLTLNALTASDSVIIPIQCEYFALEGLGKLLNTIKSVQKIHNEHLDIEGLLLTMYDSRLRLSNQVVEEVQNHFTNMVFKTIIQRNVRLSEAPSHGESIIYYDVNSKGATNYLSLAKEIISKQ is encoded by the coding sequence ATGGGAAAACTCATTGCGATAGCAAATCAAAAAGGAGGCGTTGGAAAAACCACCACTACGGTTAATCTAGCCGCTTGCTTAGGAGTTTTAGATAAAAAAGTATTATTGATCGATGCAGACCCTCAAGCGAATGCTTCTTCTGGTCTTGGAATTGATGTAGATAATGTCGCCATAGGAACGTATCAATTATTAGAACATAATTGTACGGCTGAAGAAGCCATCCAAAAGACGACTGCTACAAATGTTGATATTATTCCTGCACATATTGATTTGGTTGCCATCGAAATTGAATTGGTTAATATGGAACAACGAGAATATATGCTCAAGCAAGCCATTGAATCTGTTAAATCTAAATACGATTATATACTTATTGATTGCGCACCATCTTTAGGGCTGTTGACGCTTAATGCATTAACTGCTTCGGACTCCGTTATCATTCCCATTCAATGCGAATATTTTGCATTAGAAGGCTTAGGTAAATTATTGAACACCATCAAAAGTGTGCAAAAAATTCATAACGAACATTTAGATATTGAAGGGTTATTACTCACAATGTATGATTCTCGATTGCGACTTTCCAACCAAGTCGTGGAAGAAGTTCAAAACCACTTTACAAACATGGTTTTTAAGACCATTATTCAGCGCAACGTACGACTCAGTGAAGCCCCAAGCCATGGTGAGAGTATAATTTATTATGATGTAAATAGTAAAGGTGCTACAAATTACTTAAGTTTGGCTAAAGAAATCATAAGTAAACAGTAA
- the scpA gene encoding methylmalonyl-CoA mutase — translation MSRKKVQHIILEGVKTKPSTKKSFDTAETIAVQSNYSKEDTDALEHLNFAAGTAPFLRGPYSTMYVQRPWTIRQYAGFSTAEDSNAFYKRNLKAGQKGLSVAFDLPTHRGYDSDHERVVGDVGKAGVAIDSVEDMKLLFDEIPLDQMSVSMTMNGAVLPIMAFYIVAAQEQGIKMEQLNGTVQNDILKEFMVRNTYIYPPEASMKIVSDIFEYTSKHMPKFNSISISGYHMQEAGATADIELAYTLANGLEYIRKGLDAGLEIDTFAPRLSFFWGIGMNHFMEVAKLRAARMLWAKIVQKFNPKNPKSLALRTHCQTSGWSLTEQDPFNNVARTCIEATAAIFGGTQSLHTNALDEAIALPTDFSARIARNTQLYLQKETKITKTVDPWAGSYYVEKLTHEIAEKSWSHIEEVEALGGMTKAIKSGVPKLRIEEAAARKQARIDSGQDTIVGVNKFKLENEDALHILEVDNELVRAQQLERLNHTKIQRNSEKVKVVLEKLTKAAANGSENLLALAVEAARHRATLGEISDALEQEFGRYKAEIKTFSGVYSKEIKNDVSFEKAKQLANQFAKSEGRRPRIMIAKMGQDGHDRGAKVVATGYADLGFDVDIGPLFQTAEEAAKQAIENDVHILGVSSLAGGHKTLVPKVIEALKAYGREDIMVIVGGVIPKQDYQYLFDAGTVAVFGPGTKISETAIIVLDILIN, via the coding sequence ATGAGTAGAAAAAAAGTTCAACATATTATTTTAGAAGGAGTCAAAACCAAACCCTCAACAAAAAAATCGTTTGATACTGCCGAGACCATCGCCGTACAATCAAATTATTCAAAAGAAGACACAGACGCTTTAGAACACCTAAATTTTGCCGCAGGAACTGCACCCTTTTTGAGAGGTCCTTACAGCACAATGTATGTGCAGCGCCCATGGACTATCAGACAATACGCTGGATTTTCGACCGCCGAAGACAGCAACGCATTCTATAAACGGAATTTAAAAGCCGGACAAAAAGGACTGTCCGTCGCCTTTGACTTGCCCACACATCGGGGTTATGACAGTGATCATGAACGCGTTGTTGGAGATGTAGGAAAAGCCGGCGTTGCTATAGATTCTGTCGAAGATATGAAGTTGTTATTTGATGAAATTCCTTTGGATCAAATGAGTGTATCCATGACAATGAACGGTGCCGTATTGCCAATTATGGCGTTTTATATTGTCGCGGCTCAAGAACAAGGCATAAAAATGGAGCAATTAAATGGAACGGTTCAAAATGATATTTTGAAAGAATTTATGGTGAGAAACACCTATATCTATCCGCCTGAAGCTTCGATGAAAATTGTTTCTGACATCTTTGAGTACACCAGTAAACACATGCCAAAGTTTAACAGTATTAGTATTTCTGGATACCATATGCAAGAAGCTGGGGCTACAGCAGACATAGAGCTAGCTTATACCTTAGCCAATGGGCTTGAATACATCCGAAAGGGATTAGATGCAGGTTTAGAAATAGACACCTTTGCCCCTCGATTGTCATTTTTTTGGGGCATTGGAATGAATCATTTTATGGAAGTTGCCAAACTTCGAGCAGCCCGTATGTTGTGGGCTAAAATTGTTCAAAAATTTAATCCTAAAAATCCAAAATCTTTAGCACTGAGAACCCATTGTCAAACCAGTGGATGGAGTTTAACAGAACAAGATCCTTTTAATAATGTTGCTCGCACCTGTATTGAAGCCACGGCCGCTATTTTTGGCGGCACTCAAAGTTTACATACAAATGCCTTGGATGAAGCGATTGCGTTGCCTACCGATTTTTCGGCAAGAATAGCAAGAAACACCCAACTATACCTTCAAAAAGAAACTAAAATAACCAAAACGGTAGATCCTTGGGCAGGAAGTTATTATGTAGAAAAACTGACCCATGAAATTGCCGAAAAATCTTGGAGTCATATTGAAGAGGTGGAAGCCTTAGGGGGCATGACCAAAGCCATTAAATCTGGAGTTCCAAAACTTAGAATTGAAGAAGCAGCAGCACGCAAACAAGCCCGTATAGATTCTGGTCAAGATACCATCGTAGGAGTGAATAAATTCAAGCTTGAGAATGAAGATGCGTTACATATTTTGGAAGTAGATAACGAATTGGTTCGGGCTCAACAATTAGAGCGGTTAAATCACACGAAAATTCAACGCAATTCAGAAAAAGTAAAGGTGGTTTTAGAAAAATTAACAAAAGCTGCAGCAAATGGAAGTGAAAATTTACTAGCTTTAGCGGTAGAAGCTGCCAGACATCGTGCAACACTAGGAGAAATAAGCGACGCATTAGAGCAAGAGTTTGGGAGGTATAAAGCAGAAATTAAAACATTTTCAGGTGTGTACAGTAAAGAAATAAAAAATGATGTGTCTTTTGAAAAAGCCAAGCAATTGGCCAATCAGTTTGCAAAATCAGAAGGACGACGTCCAAGAATTATGATTGCTAAAATGGGACAAGATGGTCACGATCGCGGCGCAAAAGTGGTGGCTACTGGCTATGCCGATTTAGGTTTCGATGTTGATATTGGCCCCCTCTTTCAAACGGCAGAAGAAGCCGCGAAGCAAGCGATTGAAAACGACGTGCATATTTTGGGTGTATCATCTTTAGCTGGCGGTCATAAAACACTCGTGCCTAAAGTTATTGAAGCCCTAAAAGCATACGGACGTGAAGATATTATGGTGATTGTGGGTGGCGTAATTCCTAAGCAAGATTATCAATATTTGTTCGATGCTGGGACGGTTGCTGTGTTTGGACCGGGCACAAAAATTAGCGAAACTGCCATTATAGTGTTGGATATATTAATAAATTAA
- the trxB gene encoding thioredoxin-disulfide reductase: MSDTIESVKCLIIGSGPAGYTAAIYAARANMFPVLYQGTQPGGQLTTTNEVENFPGYPDGITGPAMMLELQAQAERFGTDVRDGWVTKVDFSGPIHKVWINGTKEIHCETIVISTGATAKYLGLESEQKYLKLGGGVSACAVCDGFFYRNQEVVIVGAGDSACEEAHYLSKLCTKVTMLVRRDEFRASKIMANRVKNTENIEILFNTETDEVLGDGQVVTGVRAKNNKTNALIDIPATGFFVAIGHKPNTDIFQGFLNLDETGYIINTPGSSKTNIDGVFVSGDAADHVYRQAVTAAGTGCMAALDAERYLASKEG; encoded by the coding sequence ATGTCTGATACTATAGAGTCTGTAAAATGTTTGATTATTGGATCTGGCCCTGCGGGCTACACTGCTGCTATCTATGCGGCACGAGCCAATATGTTTCCTGTATTATACCAAGGAACACAACCTGGAGGTCAATTAACAACTACCAATGAAGTGGAGAATTTCCCTGGCTATCCAGATGGAATTACGGGTCCTGCAATGATGCTAGAATTACAAGCACAAGCGGAACGCTTTGGAACAGATGTAAGAGATGGATGGGTGACTAAAGTTGATTTTTCTGGACCCATTCATAAAGTTTGGATTAATGGGACAAAGGAAATTCACTGTGAAACGATTGTTATTTCTACAGGTGCTACGGCTAAATATTTAGGTTTAGAGTCTGAACAAAAATACTTAAAACTTGGAGGCGGTGTTTCTGCTTGTGCGGTTTGTGATGGATTCTTTTACAGAAATCAAGAAGTTGTGATTGTTGGGGCAGGGGATTCTGCTTGTGAAGAAGCACATTACTTATCCAAGCTTTGTACGAAAGTTACCATGTTGGTGCGTCGTGATGAATTTAGAGCTTCCAAAATTATGGCGAACCGTGTGAAAAACACTGAAAATATCGAAATATTATTCAATACAGAAACCGATGAAGTTTTAGGTGACGGTCAAGTTGTGACGGGAGTGCGAGCAAAAAATAACAAAACAAATGCGTTGATAGATATTCCAGCAACTGGATTTTTTGTGGCGATTGGTCATAAACCAAATACCGATATTTTTCAGGGCTTTCTAAACTTAGATGAAACAGGTTATATTATCAACACTCCAGGCTCTTCAAAAACAAACATTGATGGCGTTTTTGTGAGTGGCGATGCTGCAGATCATGTGTACAGACAAGCAGTAACGGCTGCAGGAACAGGCTGTATGGCCGCCTTAGATGCAGAACGTTATTTGGCTTCTAAAGAAGGATAA
- a CDS encoding FtsB family cell division protein, translating to MLKKSNRFLKLLKPFKNIYFLILIVFIVWMVVFDANSWLIHNDLNEDIEDLNSKIEFYNGEIEKDQKEINTLNSTDGIEKYAREHYKMKKENEVVYIIEDTDSLKVKTNE from the coding sequence ATGCTAAAGAAATCCAACCGTTTTTTGAAACTATTGAAGCCTTTTAAGAACATTTATTTTCTTATATTGATCGTGTTTATTGTATGGATGGTGGTTTTTGATGCCAACTCGTGGCTGATCCACAACGATCTAAATGAAGACATTGAGGATTTAAATTCTAAAATTGAATTTTATAATGGTGAGATTGAAAAAGATCAAAAAGAAATCAATACCCTAAACTCAACTGATGGCATTGAAAAATATGCACGGGAGCATTATAAAATGAAAAAAGAAAATGAAGTCGTTTATATTATAGAAGACACCGATAGTTTAAAGGTTAAAACAAATGAGTAA
- the udk gene encoding uridine kinase: MLIIGIGGGTGSGKTTVVNQILSEFPAGEVQVISQDSYYKETSHLTFEERCKINFDHPKSIDFELLESHLKALKKGENVNQPVYSFKTHNRTGETTITEPKKVVIVEGILILSNTELRSLFDIKIFVHADSDERLMRRLKRDIAERGRDLDEVLERYQTTLKPMHQQFIEPMKAFADIIIPNNHYNTVAVNVVKSIINDQL; the protein is encoded by the coding sequence ATGTTGATTATTGGTATTGGTGGTGGAACAGGAAGTGGAAAAACGACGGTAGTAAATCAAATTTTATCAGAATTTCCAGCAGGAGAAGTTCAAGTGATTTCTCAAGATTCTTATTATAAAGAAACATCTCATCTAACCTTTGAAGAACGTTGTAAGATTAATTTTGACCACCCAAAATCGATTGATTTTGAACTCCTTGAATCGCACTTAAAAGCTTTAAAAAAAGGGGAGAACGTCAACCAACCCGTATATTCCTTTAAAACGCATAACCGAACTGGTGAAACCACAATTACAGAACCTAAAAAAGTAGTGATTGTGGAAGGGATTTTAATTTTATCTAATACTGAGTTACGATCACTATTTGATATAAAAATATTTGTTCATGCAGATAGTGACGAGCGCTTAATGCGCCGTTTAAAAAGAGATATCGCCGAGCGCGGAAGAGATTTAGACGAAGTTTTGGAACGTTACCAAACAACGCTGAAACCCATGCATCAACAGTTTATTGAACCAATGAAAGCATTTGCAGATATTATCATTCCAAACAATCATTACAATACAGTCGCAGTAAATGTTGTGAAATCAATCATAAACGATCAACTCTAA
- the pheT gene encoding phenylalanine--tRNA ligase subunit beta: protein MKISYNWLKQFIKIDWTAEKTSELLTDLGLEVEGLEAFQSVKGGLQGIVVGHVLTCEQHSNANRLRITTIDIGAEEPLVIVCGAPNVATGQKVAVATIGTTLYTAEGEAWTIKKGKIRGEESYGMLCAEDELGLGTSHEGIMVLEDSLETGSPLAKHYEIEDDLVFDIGLTPNRADAMSHYGTARDLMAGLSQHGINAKLISPSVSAFHVDDRSLKVDINVEDKQKAPRYCGLTISDIVVKESPLWLQNRLKAIGLNPINNIVDATNYVLHDLGQPLHAFDADRISAKKIIVKTVKAGTKFVTLDGVERTLHEEDLMICDAEKPLCIAGVFGGENSGVSKETNSIFLESAYFNPVSVRKTAKRHALNTDASFRFERGIDPNITKYALKRAALLIIEIAGGKITSDLIDEYPNKIEDAQVFLTFEKTNQLIGEELPKETIKSILSALEIKVNNVTESGLGLTIPAYRNDVQREVDVIEEILRVYGYNNIGITNKLNASISNTSKFESYKIENIIANQLVGQGFYEILNNSLTSDKYTAFSDQLEQTHEVKILNPLSTDLSVMRQSLIFSGLESIAFNINRQQSDLKLFEFGKTYHNFEANKEELNHLSIFVTGNKTEKRWNTTETVVDYFYLKGLVTAVFERLGIQKLKSAPLTNDVFSEGQQLSVGKHSLVEFGSLKASTLKSFGISQSVFCADFNWDNLLKVINQQTIKFKDISKYPEVKRDFSLLINEDVTFESIFKLAKQTENNFLKDINLFDVYTGDKLAEGKKSYAVSFTLQDKNKTLTDVQIDKIMSKIQKRFESELSAELR from the coding sequence ATGAAGATATCGTACAACTGGTTAAAACAATTTATAAAAATTGATTGGACTGCAGAAAAAACCTCTGAACTCCTTACCGATTTAGGTTTAGAAGTTGAAGGTTTAGAAGCGTTTCAATCCGTCAAAGGTGGATTACAAGGAATCGTTGTAGGCCATGTACTCACCTGTGAGCAACATTCCAATGCCAATCGATTGCGAATCACAACCATTGATATTGGAGCCGAAGAACCCTTAGTAATTGTATGTGGCGCACCCAATGTAGCAACTGGTCAAAAAGTAGCCGTTGCAACCATTGGAACCACTTTATATACTGCAGAAGGAGAAGCTTGGACCATTAAAAAAGGAAAAATACGTGGCGAAGAAAGTTACGGCATGTTATGTGCTGAAGATGAACTGGGGTTAGGAACCTCTCATGAAGGAATTATGGTTTTAGAGGATTCCCTTGAAACTGGAAGCCCTTTAGCAAAACACTATGAGATTGAAGATGATTTGGTGTTTGACATTGGATTGACTCCAAACCGTGCAGATGCGATGAGTCATTATGGAACTGCTAGAGATTTAATGGCTGGGTTGTCTCAGCATGGCATCAACGCAAAATTAATAAGTCCTTCCGTGTCTGCTTTTCATGTAGATGACAGAAGTCTTAAAGTCGATATTAATGTTGAGGATAAACAAAAAGCGCCGCGTTATTGTGGTTTGACAATCTCTGATATCGTTGTAAAAGAATCTCCTTTGTGGCTACAAAACCGACTCAAAGCCATCGGATTGAATCCCATTAACAACATTGTAGATGCAACTAATTATGTGTTACATGATTTAGGACAGCCTTTACACGCTTTTGATGCCGATAGAATATCAGCTAAAAAAATTATTGTAAAAACCGTCAAAGCAGGTACGAAATTTGTAACCTTAGACGGCGTTGAACGCACACTTCACGAAGAAGACTTAATGATATGTGACGCTGAAAAACCACTGTGTATTGCAGGTGTTTTTGGAGGTGAAAATTCAGGCGTTTCTAAAGAAACGAATTCAATATTTTTAGAAAGTGCTTATTTCAATCCTGTAAGCGTTCGGAAAACAGCCAAGAGACATGCACTCAATACTGATGCCTCTTTCAGATTTGAACGTGGTATCGATCCAAATATTACTAAATATGCGCTCAAAAGAGCCGCATTGTTAATTATCGAAATTGCTGGTGGAAAAATAACAAGTGATCTGATCGACGAATATCCAAATAAAATTGAAGATGCTCAAGTCTTTTTGACTTTTGAAAAAACAAATCAATTAATTGGAGAAGAACTTCCAAAAGAAACCATCAAAAGTATTCTGAGCGCTTTAGAAATAAAAGTGAATAATGTGACTGAAAGCGGCTTAGGATTGACCATCCCTGCATACAGAAATGATGTCCAACGTGAGGTGGATGTCATTGAAGAAATTCTAAGAGTTTATGGGTATAACAACATCGGAATTACCAATAAATTAAATGCTTCGATTTCGAATACTTCTAAATTTGAAAGCTATAAAATTGAAAATATAATTGCGAATCAACTTGTTGGACAAGGGTTTTATGAAATCCTAAATAACTCATTGACTTCAGATAAATACACGGCTTTTAGCGATCAATTGGAACAGACCCATGAGGTTAAAATATTAAATCCATTAAGTACGGATTTATCAGTGATGCGTCAATCCTTAATTTTCTCTGGTTTAGAATCTATTGCGTTTAACATCAACAGACAACAAAGCGATTTAAAACTTTTTGAATTTGGTAAAACCTATCACAATTTTGAAGCGAACAAAGAAGAGCTTAACCACCTTTCTATTTTTGTCACTGGAAATAAAACCGAAAAACGTTGGAATACAACGGAAACGGTCGTTGATTATTTCTATTTAAAAGGATTGGTTACAGCAGTATTTGAACGTTTAGGAATTCAAAAACTTAAAAGTGCGCCTTTGACTAACGATGTATTTAGCGAAGGGCAACAACTGAGTGTCGGAAAACATTCTTTAGTTGAGTTTGGAAGTTTAAAAGCCTCGACACTAAAATCTTTTGGAATCTCTCAAAGCGTATTTTGTGCTGATTTTAATTGGGATAACTTACTAAAAGTCATCAATCAACAAACAATTAAATTTAAGGATATTTCTAAATACCCAGAAGTCAAACGTGATTTTTCATTGTTAATCAATGAAGACGTTACTTTTGAGAGCATTTTTAAATTAGCCAAACAAACGGAAAATAATTTCTTAAAAGACATCAATCTATTTGATGTGTATACAGGAGATAAATTAGCCGAAGGCAAAAAAAGTTATGCGGTTAGTTTCACACTACAAGATAAAAACAAAACGCTCACAGATGTTCAAATTGACAAAATAATGTCGAAAATCCAAAAGCGTTTTGAATCGGAATTAAGTGCTGAACTGCGTTAA
- a CDS encoding glycosyltransferase family 2 protein, with product MKLAIVILNWNGQQLLETFLPSVVAYADGQDVYVIDNASTDTSVSFIETHYPTVKCIKLTHNIGYAGGYNEGLKQIDADVYCLLNSDIEVTENWLKPVIHTFEAEVNTAIIQPKILDYHHKNKFEYAGAGGGFIDQLGYPYCRGRIFNSLEEDRGQYNDQKEIFWASGACLFIRAQAFEVLEGFDPHFFAHMEEIDLCWRAQNKGMTVTYVGLSTVYHVGGASLKTSNPKKTFLNFRNSLYTLVKNTHQPLLLVVLLRLILDGIAGIRFLLQAKPKHVIAIVKAHGSFYKAVPYLLQFRRQHSNRKSHHQLPSIVWSYFVRNKNYFNKL from the coding sequence TTGAAACTTGCAATTGTCATATTAAACTGGAACGGACAGCAGCTGTTGGAAACGTTTCTACCCTCCGTGGTTGCTTACGCAGATGGGCAAGATGTTTATGTGATTGACAACGCTTCTACAGATACATCCGTTTCATTCATAGAAACACACTACCCTACTGTAAAATGCATAAAACTGACACATAACATTGGATATGCTGGAGGCTATAATGAAGGCTTAAAACAAATTGATGCAGATGTTTATTGTTTATTAAACTCTGATATTGAAGTGACTGAAAACTGGTTAAAACCAGTTATCCATACCTTTGAAGCTGAAGTGAATACTGCCATCATCCAACCTAAAATATTAGATTACCACCACAAAAATAAGTTTGAATATGCCGGCGCAGGTGGTGGGTTCATCGATCAATTGGGGTACCCGTATTGTCGAGGGCGTATTTTTAATTCTTTAGAGGAAGATCGTGGGCAATACAACGACCAAAAAGAAATATTTTGGGCTTCTGGAGCTTGCCTCTTTATAAGAGCGCAAGCCTTTGAAGTTTTAGAAGGATTTGACCCTCATTTTTTTGCACATATGGAAGAAATCGATTTGTGCTGGCGTGCACAAAATAAAGGCATGACCGTCACTTATGTCGGACTGTCAACCGTTTACCATGTAGGTGGCGCAAGTCTAAAAACTTCAAACCCTAAGAAAACCTTTTTAAATTTTAGAAATAGCCTATATACCTTGGTTAAAAACACGCATCAACCTTTGCTGCTTGTTGTTCTTTTAAGGTTGATATTAGACGGAATTGCTGGAATTCGTTTTTTGCTACAAGCAAAACCAAAACACGTGATTGCAATTGTGAAAGCCCATGGAAGTTTTTACAAAGCTGTCCCCTATTTACTTCAATTTAGACGGCAACATTCTAATAGAAAATCACACCACCAACTTCCATCAATAGTTTGGTCTTATTTTGTGCGAAATAAAAATTATTTTAATAAATTATAA
- a CDS encoding methylmalonyl-CoA mutase subunit beta — translation MSKSNLFENFESGSAKAWKQKIQFELQGKDFNDHLVWNSIEGIDVKPFYHSEAYSKAPDIQHNASDWNIGHSIYVNSVEKSNTHALKLIESGVESLHFTLPTVSISVEELLKNIDTSSVPIYFEPLCLSEKLIKSLQDFSLKNKTSFYILQDPIGHLARSGNWHENLKTDLHTLKQTIALGDTLKSVISVDLGLFQNAGGSMIQQLAYTLAHANEYLNLFDDESIKSVVFKVSVGGNYFFEIAKLQALRVLWYSLTKDYGLSIDCHILTQPSRRNKTIYDYNINMLRTTTECMSAILGSSDTIINMPYDHLYHKDNDFGNRLSRNQLLILKKESYFDAVSNPTEGAYYIETLTHQLAQKSLDLFKDIEKQGGFLKLLKEGMVQRKLKEHAQKEQRLYDEGTEGLLGTHFQQNALDTMKSDLEIYPFIKQLARKTLLEPIIPRRISEELEQKRLKDE, via the coding sequence ATGAGTAAATCAAATCTTTTTGAGAATTTTGAATCTGGTTCTGCTAAAGCGTGGAAACAAAAGATTCAATTTGAACTTCAAGGAAAAGATTTTAATGACCATTTAGTTTGGAATTCTATTGAAGGAATTGACGTGAAACCCTTCTATCATTCCGAAGCTTATTCCAAAGCACCGGACATTCAACACAATGCTTCTGACTGGAACATCGGACATTCAATTTATGTAAATTCCGTAGAAAAAAGCAATACCCACGCTCTTAAATTGATTGAAAGTGGAGTTGAAAGTTTACATTTCACACTCCCAACAGTTAGCATTTCAGTAGAGGAACTTCTTAAAAATATTGACACTTCTTCTGTTCCAATTTATTTTGAACCTTTATGTCTTTCAGAAAAACTAATCAAATCACTTCAGGATTTTTCATTAAAAAATAAGACGTCATTTTACATCTTACAAGACCCTATTGGTCACTTGGCACGCTCTGGAAATTGGCATGAAAATCTCAAAACAGATTTACATACACTAAAACAAACGATTGCTTTAGGAGATACTTTAAAAAGTGTTATTTCTGTCGATTTAGGACTTTTTCAAAATGCAGGCGGTAGCATGATTCAACAACTTGCCTATACCCTAGCCCATGCCAATGAATACCTTAATTTATTTGATGATGAATCCATAAAATCTGTGGTTTTTAAAGTCTCTGTTGGAGGAAATTACTTTTTTGAAATTGCTAAACTTCAAGCATTGCGAGTCTTATGGTACAGTCTTACAAAGGATTATGGACTTTCAATTGACTGTCATATTCTTACACAGCCCAGCCGTCGTAATAAAACAATTTACGACTACAACATTAATATGTTGAGAACGACCACTGAATGCATGAGCGCCATTTTGGGAAGTAGCGATACCATTATCAATATGCCCTACGATCATTTGTACCATAAGGATAATGATTTTGGAAATCGATTGTCAAGAAATCAATTGTTGATTCTCAAAAAGGAAAGTTATTTTGATGCCGTTTCCAACCCCACAGAAGGTGCTTATTATATTGAGACACTGACGCATCAATTGGCTCAAAAGTCATTGGATTTATTTAAAGACATCGAAAAACAAGGCGGCTTTTTAAAACTTCTCAAAGAAGGCATGGTTCAACGGAAACTGAAAGAGCATGCACAAAAAGAACAGCGTTTATACGACGAAGGAACTGAAGGCCTTTTGGGAACTCATTTTCAACAAAACGCATTGGATACAATGAAATCGGATTTAGAAATTTATCCGTTCATCAAACAACTGGCTCGAAAAACATTGTTAGAACCCATCATCCCTCGCAGAATCTCTGAGGAACTAGAACAAAAACGGTTGAAAGATGAGTAG